Within the Echinicola sp. 20G genome, the region TAAAACTCAACTTTCATCGTACCTTTTTCTGTGATTATTTCAGCCGTTTTCATATTGTTATTTTTTGATGCAAATATAGCAAAACTTGGCATTTAAGCAGGGTATGGACCAAAAATGCCTAATGAAAATGTACAATATGATTAGTGGTAAAATTATAAAATATTCAAATTGGTCTTTTTTTTGATTAAATTATATTCAACCAAACTAATTTAATCATGAATAACAGAGAGAAATTAGAGAAAATGGATAGGGCATTGAGACTTTTGGATGACCTAAAACACAGTCAAGTGGCACTGATTGAGAAGGCATCGCAGTTACAGCTCGATGCAATGGAGTTTAATTTTTCTAATATGGAAAAAAATATGGGTGATCTATATTCAAGGTATAGTGAATCCCTTGATATGTTGGACGAAGAATTGGAACGGTTTGAGATAAGAAGAAATAAATTCGAGCGGGAGAATGGCTTGGATAAACCCGAGGTTTAAAAAAAATAAAGCCGGCATTTTGCCGGCTTTATTTTTATGCTTGAGGCGCACCCGCTAGAATATCCAGTGAGGCACTATCTGCATATCTTTCAAAGTTTTTGATGAATTCGGCTGCTAGTTGAGCCGCTTTTTGGTCATAGGCTAATTGGTCTTCCCAAGTATCCCGTGGATTCAGGATGTGTTCGGGTACATTTGGGCATATTTGAGGTACGGCTACTTTAAATGTTTCATGCGTTTTGAAAGATACATTATCCAATTTTCCCTCCAACGCGGCTGTGATCATGGCTCTTGTATATGAAAGCTTCATTCTGCTCCCCACACCATAAGGGCCACCAGTCCATCCTGTATTGACAAGCCACACATTTACATTATGATCTTTCATCTTTTTTCCGAAAAGCGAAGCATAATAGGTCGGATGCAGGGGCAAAAATGCTGCCCCGAAACAAGCAGAAAAGGTGGTTTGAGGTTCAGAAACTCCCATTTCTGTTCCTGCTACTTTAGCGGTATACCCTGAAATGAAATGGTACATGGCTTGGCTAGGGTTGAGTTTGGAAATCGGAGGAATGACCCCAAATGCATCTGCTGTCAAGAAGAAAATATTTTGAGGGATAGTCCCCAAAGGTGGATTGATAGCATTTCTTATATGGAAAAGCGGATAGGCAGTCCTGGTATTTTCAGTGACACTTCTATTGCTATAATCTACTTTTCGGGTATCAGGCATAAACCTGGTATTTTCTATAATGGCACCGTACTTAATAGCATCCCAAATTTCAGGTTCTTTTTCTCGGGAAAGGTCAATGACTTTTGCATAGCAACCTCCTTCGAAATTAAAGATACCATTGTTGGTCCATCCATGTTCATCATCCCCAATTAATTTCCGCTCAGGGTCTGCCGAAAGTGTGGTTTTGCCAGTTCCAGAAAGGCCAAAAAAGATTGCCGTATCGCCCTTACTGCCTATATTGGCGGAGCAGTGCATGGACAATACTTTTTCTTCTAAGGGAAGTAAATAGTTTAAAACGGAAAAGATTCCTTTTTTGATTTCACCTGCATAAGCTGTTCCTCCAATCAGGATAATTCTTTGGCTTAAATTAATAATGGTGAAATTTTTTCCTCTGGTTCCGTCTAAGGATGGGTCTGCTTCAAATTCCGGGACACAGATAATTGTGAAGTTAGGATCGAAATCATCCAGTTCTTCTATTTTTGGTCGCAAAAACATATTGTAGCAAAAAAGGTTGTGCCATGCCAATGTATTGTAAACACGGATGTTCAGCCTGTACCTACTGTCAGCCCCAGCAAAAGCATCTCTTGCATAGAGCGTTTTGTTTTGGAGAAAATCCAACATCTTATGGTAGATGTTTTCAAAGTGCTGTTCAGAAATTGGAAGATTGATATTGCCCCACCAAATGGAGGTTTTTGTTATTTCATCTTCAACAATAAATCGATCCTTGGGTGATCTGCCGGTATAATGGCCTGTGTCAGCCATCAGTGCCCCGACATCCGTGAGGCTGCCTTCGTGGTTGGTCAAAGCCTCTTCAATTAATTCAGATGGACTGAGATTAAGTTTAATTAGTCCTTGATTTATCTTTTTTGAAATAGATAAATCCTTGCTAAGGGTTTGGCTCGCGTTAATCATAAATCAATAAAGCTATTTGGGTTATACTAAAAAGGTATTGGTACAAATATAGGAGGATTTGTCAGACTCACTATTAGAAATTGTTTAAAAATGTGCTTTTTCAAACGATTTCGAAGGGGTTTTTGGTGAAATTAAGAAGTAATTGTTAAGCCTTGAAATAAGTGGAATTTGTACCTGATTGATGCCTAAAACGATTAACTCTTTTAGTAATTCAGGACTAAGTTTATGAATACATTATGAAAAAATCTCTTATCATTGTAGTTTCTAATAATAAACTTAATTCAGGAATTATATACCCAAATGTTAAAAAACGAAGATTCAAGCAATACAGATTTAGAAAAAGGGTTTGATGGGCCATCAATTTTTGGCCATCCCAAAGGCTTAATGACTTTGTTTTTCACAGAAATGTGGGAACGTTTTAGTTATTATGGCATGAGGGCTCTTTTAATATTATTTATGACCACCGCGGTAGTTGAAGGAGGGCTTGGTTTTGATGATAAGACTTCAGGAGCTATCTATGGTTTGTATACCATGGGCGTTTACCTTTTAGCACTTCCAGGAGGTTGGTTAGCAGATAGGCTCTTTGGCCTGAAAAGATCTGTATGGTATGGTGGTATTATCATAGCTTTGGGTCACTTTACGATGGGCTTGCCTGGTATTTTAAGTTTGTTTGGGGAAGGACATGGGGACTCTTTGACACTGACACCACTCGATACGACCTCATTCTTCTTAGGTTTAATTCTGATCGTGGTAGGGACAGGTTTGTTAAAGCCAAATATCAGTTCTATTGTAGGTCAACTTTATCATGAGGGGAGTTCCAAAAGAGACGCGGGTTTTTCAATTTTCTATATGGGAATCAATATTGGAGGTTTTATTGCCCCTATTATTTGTAGCTCATTCAAAGAGATAGATTGGCACTTGGGCTTTGGCGTAGCAGGTTTTGGAATGGTTTTGGGGCTAATTCAGTATAAACTCACCGCTGGAAACTTAGAGGGCAAGGGAGAATTGGCTCCTGCAGAATCACCTGAAGAAATTGCCAGCAGGAAAAGATTGGGCTTGTTTACTGGTATTACCGTAGTTGTTATTGCTGCACTCGTATTTTTAATGTTTCAAGATGTGATTTCCATAAATGCATCAGCTATTGCAGAGGCTTCATACACCGTTATTGGCATTGTAACTGTTTTGTTCTTTATTTATGTGATATTTTTTGGTGGAATTAGTAAGGATGAAAAGAGAAAAGTGCTTGCGATTGCTATTCTATTATGCTTTGGAGCATTGTTTTGGTCCGGGTTTGAACAAGCTGGTTCTACTTTGAAT harbors:
- the pckA gene encoding phosphoenolpyruvate carboxykinase (ATP), with the translated sequence MINASQTLSKDLSISKKINQGLIKLNLSPSELIEEALTNHEGSLTDVGALMADTGHYTGRSPKDRFIVEDEITKTSIWWGNINLPISEQHFENIYHKMLDFLQNKTLYARDAFAGADSRYRLNIRVYNTLAWHNLFCYNMFLRPKIEELDDFDPNFTIICVPEFEADPSLDGTRGKNFTIINLSQRIILIGGTAYAGEIKKGIFSVLNYLLPLEEKVLSMHCSANIGSKGDTAIFFGLSGTGKTTLSADPERKLIGDDEHGWTNNGIFNFEGGCYAKVIDLSREKEPEIWDAIKYGAIIENTRFMPDTRKVDYSNRSVTENTRTAYPLFHIRNAINPPLGTIPQNIFFLTADAFGVIPPISKLNPSQAMYHFISGYTAKVAGTEMGVSEPQTTFSACFGAAFLPLHPTYYASLFGKKMKDHNVNVWLVNTGWTGGPYGVGSRMKLSYTRAMITAALEGKLDNVSFKTHETFKVAVPQICPNVPEHILNPRDTWEDQLAYDQKAAQLAAEFIKNFERYADSASLDILAGAPQA
- a CDS encoding peptide MFS transporter: MLKNEDSSNTDLEKGFDGPSIFGHPKGLMTLFFTEMWERFSYYGMRALLILFMTTAVVEGGLGFDDKTSGAIYGLYTMGVYLLALPGGWLADRLFGLKRSVWYGGIIIALGHFTMGLPGILSLFGEGHGDSLTLTPLDTTSFFLGLILIVVGTGLLKPNISSIVGQLYHEGSSKRDAGFSIFYMGINIGGFIAPIICSSFKEIDWHLGFGVAGFGMVLGLIQYKLTAGNLEGKGELAPAESPEEIASRKRLGLFTGITVVVIAALVFLMFQDVISINASAIAEASYTVIGIVTVLFFIYVIFFGGISKDEKRKVLAIAILLCFGALFWSGFEQAGSTLNLFAERFTDRTILGWEIPTGYFQSANSMFIIIFAPVFAALWVWLAKKHLEPSSPMKFAFGLILLGVGFLVMYFAAKIAASGQLAAPSWLMFTYLFHTFGELSLSPVGLSLTTKLAPKKFQGQMMGMWFISVALGNLVAGIIAGEASGGTEEAISQMPDQYMMIVMTVMGAGVLLLLISKPLRKLMGNVR